Proteins from a genomic interval of Kribbella aluminosa:
- a CDS encoding MBL fold metallo-hydrolase, with the protein MRVTWWGHATTTIEADGTRLLTDPVLTARIAHLRRRRGPSPLPAAGECDAVLVSHLHADHLHLTSFPFISPDAALVVPRGAAKLIHADGGPLYSDRCIEVAPGNQIKIGSLEISVVTAHHDGRRLPWSSYAAPAVGYRIDSSPSVWFAGDTDLYDGLAAEAGPVDLALVPVGGWGPSLGPGHLDPVRAAEAVRRVGATTAVPVHFGTFWPIGLDWVKPELFLPPGERFKTAMTDVDPGVKVEVLTPGGSLEVPA; encoded by the coding sequence ATGCGAGTGACATGGTGGGGCCATGCCACCACCACGATCGAGGCGGACGGCACGCGGCTTCTCACGGACCCGGTGCTGACCGCGCGGATCGCGCATCTGCGTCGCCGGCGCGGGCCGTCGCCGCTGCCCGCGGCGGGGGAGTGCGACGCGGTCCTGGTGTCGCACCTGCATGCCGATCACCTGCATCTGACGTCGTTTCCGTTCATCTCGCCGGACGCCGCGCTGGTGGTGCCGCGCGGTGCCGCGAAGCTGATCCACGCCGACGGCGGCCCGCTGTACTCGGACCGCTGCATCGAGGTTGCTCCCGGCAACCAGATCAAGATCGGGTCGCTGGAGATCAGCGTCGTCACGGCCCACCACGACGGCCGCCGGCTGCCCTGGTCGTCGTACGCCGCGCCCGCGGTCGGGTACCGGATCGACAGCTCGCCGAGTGTCTGGTTCGCCGGGGACACCGACCTGTACGACGGTCTCGCGGCCGAGGCCGGGCCGGTCGATCTCGCGCTGGTGCCGGTCGGCGGCTGGGGGCCGTCGCTGGGTCCGGGGCACCTGGACCCGGTCCGTGCCGCGGAGGCGGTGCGGCGGGTCGGTGCGACGACCGCGGTGCCGGTACATTTCGGGACGTTCTGGCCGATCGGCCTCGACTGGGTCAAACCGGAGCTGTTCCTGCCACCGGGGGAGAGGTTCAAGACCGCGATGACCGACGTCGACCCTGGAGTGAAGGTCGAGGTTCTGACGCCGGGCGGGTCACTCGAGGTTCCTGCATGA